DNA sequence from the Candidatus Cloacimonadota bacterium genome:
ATTGATTTCGGCGATAGAAGATCCAGATCCCGTTATTTTTATGGAGCCCAAGCGGATTTACCGGGCAATCAAGCAGGAAGTTCCAGAGGAGGCATATCGCATACCTTTGGGTAGAGCCAAGGTGCTCCAACAGGGTGAGCAGATTACGGTTATCGCATATGGCGCTATGATTCGTGAGGTACAAAAGGCAATTGCCCTGCTCAAATCTGAAGGATATAGTGTTGAACTGATTGATCTGCGCAGCATCTGGCCGCTTGACCGCGAGACCATCACCAAGTCCGTGCACAAAACAGGTCGTGCCCTTGTGGTTACAGAAGCGCCGCAGAGTTATGGTCCTGCCGCCGAACTGATTAGCATCATCAATGAAGAGGCATTTTTATCCTTAGAGGCGCCGCCCAGTCGTTTGACTGGTTTTGACACGGTAATCCCCCTGCCTTTGGGAGAAAAGCATTATATGATCAGTCCAGAGCGCATTGCCGCCGAGATTGACCGTCTGATAAGGTATTAAAGGAGTTAATTATGCGTTATATATTCAAGTTTCCCGATATCGGGGAAGGACTGGAAGAAGGCAAAATCATTGAATGGTATGTGGATAAAGGCAGCACCGTTGAAAGTGGCGATCCAATAGTTAAAATGGAGACGGACAAGGTGGTTACCGATATTCCTTCTCCTAAAAGCGGCGTGATTTCCGTACGTTATGGTGGCATCGGCGATACCGTGAAGGTCGGTTCTGCTTTGGTGGAGATTGACAT
Encoded proteins:
- a CDS encoding alpha-ketoacid dehydrogenase subunit beta, whose amino-acid sequence is MKVMNLVQAINDALDIKLKEDTEIVVYGEDVGVEGGVFRVTEALQVKHGADRVFDSPLAESGIAGTALGMAISGMKPIIEMQFDGFSYPAFNQIFSHISRFRNRTRGKFTVPMVIRIPYGGGINALEHHSESPEAYFGHTPGLKVVIPSTPYDAKGLLISAIEDPDPVIFMEPKRIYRAIKQEVPEEAYRIPLGRAKVLQQGEQITVIAYGAMIREVQKAIALLKSEGYSVELIDLRSIWPLDRETITKSVHKTGRALVVTEAPQSYGPAAELISIINEEAFLSLEAPPSRLTGFDTVIPLPLGEKHYMISPERIAAEIDRLIRY